A stretch of Amycolatopsis balhimycina FH 1894 DNA encodes these proteins:
- the pcrA gene encoding DNA helicase PcrA encodes MDTLFDLPAATPVRKPAAGGQAELLDDLNPAQREAVTHAGGPLLVVAGAGSGKTRVLTRRIAYLLGHRRVHPGEIMAITFTNKAAAEMRERVAALVGRRANAMWVSTFHSMCVRILRREAKTLDMSSSFSIYDSDDTKRLITLVARDLDIDPKRYAARTLAVHISNLKNELTDPETAAANAGNDLERRVAEVYVEYQRRLNQANAFDFDDLIMRTVSLLQAFPDVAEYYRRRFRHVLVDEYQDTNHAQYTLVRELAGTVPNEAGVEPAELVVVGDADQSIYAFRGATIRNIEEFERDFPNAHTILLEQNYRSTQTILSAANAVIERNPNRRAKRLWTDSGEGEKIVGYVADNDHDEAAFVAGEIDALAEKGEADYSDVAVFYRTNNQSRVFEEIFIRLGLPYKVVGGVRFYERREVRDMIAYLRVLANPEDTVSLRRVLNVPKRGIGDRAEAVVATHAERERISFAQALRDAVEGKVPLLNPRSVKAIGGFVALLDELGALVSEGAEVHDVLEAVLDKTGYRAELEESEDPQDHTRVENLDELVTVAREFTEITAAVVADENAELVVEDGVPAPGSLPAFLERVSLVADADSVPSPDGGDEGDGGAGVVTLMTVHTAKGLEYPVVFCTGWEDGVFPHMRALGDPTELAEERRLAYVAITRARKRLYVSRAITRSAWGQPSMNPASRFLDELPPDLVDWRRLEPSSGGFGSFGAGSRGTPRAATTWGGRRSSAPASSGTPSFGKGWKDTVALKLDVGDRVSHDKYGLGTVISCDGVGPRATATIDFGAAGKVRLMLIGSVPMVKL; translated from the coding sequence ATGGACACCCTCTTCGATCTCCCCGCCGCGACCCCTGTGCGCAAGCCCGCCGCCGGCGGGCAGGCCGAGCTGCTCGACGACCTGAACCCCGCCCAGCGCGAAGCCGTCACCCACGCCGGTGGCCCGCTGCTGGTGGTGGCGGGCGCGGGATCGGGCAAGACCCGGGTGCTGACCCGCCGGATCGCCTACCTGCTCGGCCACCGCCGGGTGCACCCCGGCGAAATCATGGCGATCACGTTCACCAACAAGGCCGCCGCCGAGATGCGCGAGCGCGTCGCCGCGCTCGTCGGGCGCCGCGCCAACGCGATGTGGGTGTCGACGTTCCACTCGATGTGCGTGCGGATCCTGCGCCGCGAGGCCAAGACGCTGGACATGTCGTCGAGCTTCTCCATCTACGACTCCGACGACACCAAGCGGCTGATCACGTTGGTGGCGCGGGATCTCGACATCGACCCGAAGCGCTACGCCGCCCGCACGCTCGCCGTGCACATCTCGAACCTGAAGAACGAGCTCACCGACCCGGAGACGGCGGCGGCGAACGCGGGCAACGACCTCGAGCGCCGCGTCGCCGAGGTTTACGTGGAGTACCAGCGGCGGCTCAACCAGGCCAACGCCTTCGACTTCGACGACCTGATCATGCGCACGGTCTCGCTGCTGCAGGCGTTCCCGGACGTCGCCGAGTACTACCGGCGGCGGTTCCGCCACGTGCTGGTCGACGAGTACCAGGACACGAACCACGCGCAGTACACGCTGGTCCGCGAGCTGGCCGGGACCGTGCCGAACGAAGCGGGCGTCGAGCCGGCCGAGCTGGTCGTCGTGGGTGACGCGGACCAGTCGATCTACGCCTTCCGCGGCGCGACGATCCGCAACATCGAGGAGTTCGAGCGGGACTTCCCGAACGCGCACACCATCCTGCTGGAGCAGAACTACCGCTCCACGCAGACGATCCTGTCCGCGGCCAACGCCGTCATCGAGCGGAACCCGAACCGCCGCGCGAAGCGGCTGTGGACCGACTCGGGCGAGGGCGAGAAGATCGTCGGCTACGTCGCGGACAACGACCACGACGAAGCCGCGTTCGTCGCCGGCGAGATCGACGCGCTGGCCGAGAAGGGCGAAGCCGACTACTCCGACGTCGCCGTCTTCTACCGCACCAACAACCAGTCCAGGGTCTTCGAAGAGATCTTCATCCGGCTCGGCCTGCCGTACAAGGTCGTCGGCGGCGTGCGGTTCTACGAGCGCCGCGAAGTCCGCGACATGATCGCGTACCTGCGCGTGCTGGCGAACCCGGAGGACACGGTCAGCCTGCGGCGCGTGCTGAACGTGCCGAAGCGCGGCATCGGCGACCGCGCGGAAGCCGTCGTGGCGACACACGCCGAGCGCGAGCGGATTTCGTTCGCGCAGGCGCTGCGGGACGCCGTCGAGGGCAAGGTGCCGCTGCTGAACCCGCGCTCGGTCAAGGCGATCGGCGGGTTCGTGGCGCTGCTCGACGAGCTGGGTGCCCTGGTGTCCGAGGGCGCCGAGGTGCACGACGTCCTCGAAGCGGTGCTGGACAAGACCGGCTACCGCGCCGAGCTCGAGGAGTCCGAAGACCCGCAGGACCACACGCGCGTGGAGAACCTGGACGAGCTCGTCACGGTGGCGCGGGAGTTCACCGAGATCACCGCCGCGGTCGTCGCGGACGAGAACGCCGAGCTGGTCGTGGAGGACGGCGTCCCGGCGCCGGGCTCGCTGCCGGCTTTCCTCGAGCGTGTGTCGCTGGTGGCGGACGCCGACTCGGTGCCTTCGCCCGACGGCGGCGACGAAGGCGACGGCGGCGCGGGTGTGGTCACGCTGATGACCGTGCACACCGCGAAGGGCCTGGAGTACCCGGTGGTGTTCTGCACCGGCTGGGAGGACGGCGTCTTCCCGCACATGCGGGCACTCGGCGACCCGACGGAGCTGGCCGAGGAACGGCGGCTGGCGTACGTCGCGATCACGCGGGCCCGGAAGCGCCTGTACGTCTCGCGGGCGATCACGCGCTCGGCGTGGGGCCAGCCGTCGATGAACCCGGCTTCCCGGTTCCTCGACGAACTGCCGCCGGACCTCGTCGACTGGCGGCGGCTGGAGCCCTCCAGCGGCGGTTTCGGCTCGTTCGGTGCCGGCTCGCGGGGGACACCGCGGGCGGCGACCACCTGGGGCGGCCGCCGGTCTTCTGCACCGGCTTCTTCCGGCACGCCGTCGTTCGGCAAGGGCTGGAAGGACACGGTGGCGCTGAAGCTGGACGTCGGCGACCGGGT